One segment of Gammaproteobacteria bacterium DNA contains the following:
- the ltrA gene encoding group II intron reverse transcriptase/maturase, which produces MATRLERIAAKARCEPKLRLTSLAHHITAERVWKNLQQIPHHSAPGVDGQTVAEAKEDFAVWIEPMLEAVHRQGYPAPPIRRVYIPKPGKQEKRPLGIPCVSDRALQRSTAEVLSAIYEQDFLPCSFGGRPGLGAHRAIATLHEVIAGRKVGWVLEADLKNFFGSLDHGWLLRFVEHRVGDPRLISLIRRWLKAGILEDGELHPNEEGTPQGGSISVLLSNVYLHYVLDLWFERVVKSRLRGEAYLLRYIDDFVLCFQYREDALRVQEVLRKRLGKFGLSLEPSKTKLAEFGRFAQAHAAKRGRNRPETIYFLGFTLYCTRNQKGNFKVGMRTEKARLQRSLGQLRDLMRRMRHLPLREQAIHLDRVLRGHYAYYGIAGNFRALQKVHRFAEWYWHKMLSSRSREGHLSWEIFQQIKVRHPLPRPKLHLPYRELQALAVL; this is translated from the coding sequence ATGGCAACGAGACTTGAACGAATAGCAGCGAAAGCTCGGTGTGAACCGAAGCTCCGGTTGACCTCGCTGGCGCACCACATCACGGCGGAACGGGTCTGGAAGAATCTCCAACAGATTCCCCATCACTCGGCCCCCGGCGTGGATGGCCAGACGGTCGCGGAGGCAAAGGAGGATTTTGCGGTCTGGATCGAGCCGATGCTCGAAGCGGTACACCGCCAAGGCTACCCGGCGCCGCCGATTCGGCGGGTGTACATTCCGAAGCCCGGTAAGCAGGAGAAGCGCCCCTTGGGGATTCCTTGTGTGAGTGACCGGGCGCTCCAGCGCAGCACAGCGGAGGTGTTATCGGCCATCTACGAGCAGGATTTTCTGCCCTGCTCGTTTGGTGGTCGGCCCGGGTTGGGTGCTCACCGCGCGATAGCGACCCTCCACGAGGTGATCGCCGGTCGCAAGGTGGGGTGGGTGTTGGAGGCGGATCTAAAGAACTTCTTTGGGAGTCTCGACCACGGATGGTTACTCCGCTTCGTGGAACATCGAGTCGGAGACCCGCGCCTGATCAGCCTGATCCGGCGCTGGCTGAAAGCGGGCATTCTGGAAGATGGGGAACTCCATCCGAACGAGGAAGGGACACCGCAAGGCGGATCGATCAGCGTACTACTGAGCAATGTGTACCTGCACTATGTGCTCGACCTTTGGTTTGAGCGGGTGGTCAAGTCTCGACTGCGGGGCGAAGCCTACCTGCTGCGCTATATCGATGACTTTGTGCTGTGTTTCCAATACCGCGAGGATGCCCTACGTGTCCAGGAGGTACTACGCAAGCGGTTGGGGAAGTTTGGCCTCAGCCTGGAACCGAGCAAGACCAAGCTGGCCGAATTCGGTCGCTTTGCCCAAGCCCACGCGGCCAAGCGGGGGAGAAATCGCCCGGAGACGATCTATTTTCTGGGCTTCACCCTCTATTGCACGCGCAATCAAAAGGGCAATTTCAAGGTGGGCATGCGCACGGAGAAGGCACGACTTCAGCGCAGTCTTGGTCAACTACGCGACCTGATGCGGCGGATGCGGCATCTGCCGCTACGGGAACAGGCGATCCATCTCGATCGTGTCCTGCGGGGTCACTATGCCTACTATGGCATCGCCGGCAACTTCCGAGCCTTGCAGAAAGTGCATCGGTTTGCGGAGTGGTATTGGCATAAGATGCTGAGCAGTCGGAGCCGGGAAGGGCACCTTTCTTGGGAGATTTTCCAGCAGATTAAGGTGCGCCATCCGTTACCGCGACCGAAGCTGCATCTTCCCTATCGGGAGTTGCAGGCACTCGCGGTGCTGTGA
- a CDS encoding IS630 family transposase, which produces MNAEWMFDARKIPDEVMNYIRRIAVRAVEEKHYGPELVADFLGIDRTSIYDWLRNYRYEGEEALDTRKALGATCVMTPDIDRWLKETILNTTPADHGYDTVLWTLEIMVNLLKEYFGLWVSDATVRLHLHQLGLSCQKPCYHALNQDQEEVKKFINEEFKEIQKRAQELGADIAFQDESWVQGHTRSGRTWGLVGHPPEIKVSDDRGGFHILSMVTATGELIFEVTTQK; this is translated from the coding sequence ATGAACGCGGAATGGATGTTTGATGCACGTAAAATACCGGATGAAGTGATGAATTACATCCGGCGTATTGCGGTTCGCGCGGTCGAAGAGAAGCATTATGGTCCGGAGCTTGTTGCTGATTTTTTGGGTATCGACCGAACGAGTATTTATGATTGGCTTCGCAACTATCGTTATGAAGGAGAAGAAGCCCTGGATACCCGGAAAGCGCTCGGCGCCACGTGTGTGATGACTCCGGATATTGATCGATGGTTAAAAGAAACGATACTCAATACGACGCCGGCGGATCATGGCTATGATACGGTTTTATGGACTTTAGAGATCATGGTTAATTTATTGAAAGAGTACTTTGGTTTATGGGTATCGGATGCCACGGTTCGTCTGCATTTACATCAATTAGGACTGAGTTGTCAAAAACCTTGTTATCATGCCTTAAACCAGGATCAGGAGGAAGTTAAAAAGTTTATTAATGAAGAATTTAAAGAGATTCAGAAGCGGGCTCAAGAACTTGGAGCGGATATTGCGTTTCAGGATGAGTCATGGGTTCAAGGCCATACGCGTTCTGGACGGACGTGGGGCTTAGTCGGTCATCCGCCTGAAATTAAAGTGAGTGATGACCGGGGTGGGTTTCACATTTTATCGATGGTTACGGCGACGGGCGAGTTAATATTTGAAGTGACCACTCAAAAATGA
- a CDS encoding transposase, whose amino-acid sequence MSGVFIAFLEKALEGRERPLIVITDNASYHTSKEVKAFLETHRKQIRLFFLPPHSPELNPDEQVWNEIKNDHLEKEPIKNRADFRARVYSALEKLKEFQERVKSFFRLPDTQYANPEKAPA is encoded by the coding sequence GTGAGTGGGGTTTTCATTGCCTTTTTAGAGAAGGCATTAGAGGGTCGAGAGCGCCCATTAATTGTCATCACGGACAATGCGTCTTATCATACCTCGAAAGAAGTCAAAGCCTTTCTTGAGACGCATCGAAAACAAATCCGCTTGTTCTTTCTTCCCCCCCACTCGCCAGAGTTAAATCCGGATGAACAGGTTTGGAATGAGATCAAAAATGATCATCTGGAAAAGGAGCCAATTAAAAACCGGGCTGATTTCAGAGCGCGCGTTTATTCTGCTTTGGAAAAGCTAAAAGAATTTCAGGAAAGGGTCAAATCATTTTTTAGGCTCCCTGATACTCAATACGCTAATCCTGAAAAAGCTCCAGCATGA
- a CDS encoding Crp/Fnr family transcriptional regulator, whose product MEALEILEKFSLFLNAKSDTRAEMITTARLAMFPQGSMYICEGANVDQIALVGSGLIRVYKTSESGRAITLYTVKPGELCRLNLLCVLTGIQAPASAEIEQDVQVVMFPGKDFRRWIGLDNAIRTVVFSEMGQSLIQTMRLVEEIAFKKMDTRLAQYIQSRLVAISSSDCSLSITHEAIASELGSAREVISRLLKEFEQQGAIALGRGRIKVSDQTLLQKIAKGIR is encoded by the coding sequence ATGGAAGCTCTTGAGATATTAGAGAAATTCAGCCTGTTTCTGAATGCGAAAAGCGACACGCGCGCGGAAATGATCACGACCGCTCGCCTGGCCATGTTCCCGCAGGGTTCGATGTACATCTGCGAGGGCGCGAACGTCGATCAGATTGCGTTAGTTGGTTCGGGCCTGATACGCGTCTACAAGACCAGCGAGTCTGGCCGCGCGATCACTCTCTACACGGTGAAACCCGGAGAACTTTGCCGACTGAATCTGCTTTGTGTGCTTACAGGAATCCAAGCCCCGGCTTCCGCGGAGATCGAACAGGACGTCCAAGTTGTTATGTTTCCCGGAAAAGACTTCCGCCGCTGGATCGGACTGGACAATGCGATCAGGACCGTCGTTTTTTCGGAGATGGGACAGAGCCTGATCCAAACCATGCGCCTAGTAGAGGAAATTGCTTTCAAAAAGATGGATACGCGGCTTGCCCAGTACATACAGTCGCGACTTGTGGCCATCAGTTCCTCGGATTGCAGCCTTAGCATTACTCACGAGGCGATTGCCTCGGAACTCGGCTCTGCCCGTGAGGTGATCAGTCGGCTGCTTAAAGAATTTGAGCAGCAGGGTGCAATCGCACTAGGCCGCGGGCGCATCAAGGTGTCTGACCAGACGTTGCTGCAGAAGATTGCGAAAGGAATCCGGTGA
- a CDS encoding transposase — MSKPYSEDLRTRVIQSYLNGLSKIDIVTLFKIGMDTLNRWLRQYLQTGDVKPKKRTKFRARKFSDSDLTDYIRNNPSATLKQIAEHFSVKPSSVQARLKALKITYKKNNFSTKKGMNKKGRSLPSN, encoded by the coding sequence ATGTCAAAGCCGTATAGTGAAGATTTAAGAACAAGAGTGATACAGAGTTACTTAAATGGCCTGTCGAAAATTGATATTGTTACGCTTTTCAAAATAGGGATGGACACCCTGAATCGTTGGCTTCGTCAGTATCTGCAAACGGGGGATGTTAAACCCAAAAAAAGAACCAAATTTCGTGCAAGAAAATTTAGTGACTCTGATTTAACGGATTACATTAGAAACAATCCTTCGGCGACCCTTAAACAAATTGCGGAACATTTTTCTGTTAAACCCTCATCGGTTCAAGCAAGATTGAAAGCCCTAAAAATAACCTATAAAAAAAACAATTTCTCTACGAAGAAAGGGATGAACAAAAAAGGACGGAGTTTGCCCAGCAATTAG
- a CDS encoding filamentous hemagglutinin N-terminal domain-containing protein: protein MMQFKLWRWALALTIYAGSLPAQVTLDGTLGQAGALPGPDYAITADLGQQVGGNLFHSFGTFSIPTGASATFSGPASVNNIIGRVTGGQVSQIDGTLRSTIPGASLYLLNPAGVLFGKNARLDVPGSVHLSTADTLRLSDGGQFDARTPANSLLTVAPVEAFGFLSDTPAPITIKGSFLEVPQGQTLSLIGGDLTIANGTLYAPVGRINIATVGSPGEVTPTLNGLELRGFSALGTFQLQHDGTVRPHVDAVGTFQDVELGNLDVSGAGGGTLFIRGGQWLNQGGWVFSDTYSDRNAGEIHVALNGAMQFEQGSRLTAVTLDQGNGGVVTLDVGALTLNDGAFVSSAAWFDAQGNSGDITVNAREAVTLAGIGPDNDPSSLFADTLARASSVSQAGTIKVTAPVVTITRQGSMQSNSRSLIGGQPGVIILDVDTLNLSEGGVITVDNESALRGGAIRITARQAVLITGSDAAATYTGLSASAKDVDRSNGAAGSIQVTTPHLTLTGNGVIRNVTRNMDATDSIVLNVDTLTVTGGAQIVAITRGDGHGSDLVINAQEAVTVAGYSDRNASSLSASAIPARKDLAGDAGSITITTPRLMLNEGGQITTATTSAGRGGDITVNASAEVTIADSDLSATAEPGSSNNGGNIIVTTPRLALTEGGQIATATFSAGDSGNITINAREAVFIAGRNNEAYAGLYASAEDHATGQAGAITVTTPSLTLQSGRISGNAQKTTGGVITIYANHLKLLDGSEISSFVQGKDLSDGGNVTVNSINAVALNGSRISAQANQGRGGNILVNAEVFLHDAPDVQDVLNASSRIEGNDGTVELNAPTTDISGSLVTLNGAYLDISSQISPRCSVSDADERSHFIMQGRGALPPAPDRPLSVITSRCDSGTAEGPQPAPRAAELPGAERMGFGDR, encoded by the coding sequence ATGATGCAATTCAAGCTGTGGCGCTGGGCGCTGGCATTAACCATTTACGCCGGCAGCCTCCCGGCGCAAGTGACACTGGATGGCACACTGGGCCAAGCAGGCGCTTTGCCGGGGCCAGACTACGCCATCACCGCCGATCTCGGCCAGCAGGTCGGTGGCAACCTGTTCCACAGTTTCGGGACATTCTCCATCCCAACCGGGGCCAGCGCGACTTTCAGCGGCCCGGCTTCGGTGAACAACATCATTGGCCGGGTCACGGGCGGCCAGGTCTCGCAAATTGACGGAACCTTGCGCTCCACCATTCCTGGCGCAAGCCTGTATCTGCTCAATCCTGCCGGTGTCTTGTTCGGCAAAAACGCCCGGCTGGATGTACCCGGATCGGTGCATCTCAGCACCGCCGATACGTTGCGCCTGAGCGATGGTGGCCAATTTGACGCCCGCACTCCCGCCAACAGCCTGTTGACTGTCGCGCCGGTGGAAGCCTTCGGGTTTCTCAGCGATACGCCTGCACCCATCACTATCAAAGGTAGTTTCCTGGAAGTTCCGCAGGGGCAAACCCTGTCGCTGATCGGCGGCGATCTCACCATCGCTAACGGAACGCTGTACGCTCCGGTGGGACGCATCAATATCGCCACGGTCGGTTCTCCCGGAGAGGTGACGCCCACGCTGAACGGTCTGGAGTTGCGTGGCTTTAGCGCCTTGGGAACTTTCCAGCTACAACATGACGGAACGGTGCGCCCACATGTCGACGCGGTCGGAACCTTTCAGGATGTTGAACTGGGCAACCTTGATGTCAGCGGCGCGGGCGGCGGAACCCTTTTCATTCGAGGCGGGCAATGGCTCAACCAGGGCGGTTGGGTTTTCAGCGACACCTACAGCGACCGGAACGCGGGGGAAATCCATGTCGCCCTAAACGGAGCCATGCAGTTCGAGCAGGGTTCACGGTTGACCGCCGTCACGCTGGATCAAGGGAATGGCGGCGTGGTCACGCTGGATGTAGGCGCGTTGACGCTGAACGACGGCGCTTTTGTGTCCTCTGCGGCCTGGTTCGATGCCCAGGGGAACAGCGGCGATATCACCGTCAATGCCCGCGAGGCGGTGACCCTCGCCGGAATCGGTCCCGATAACGATCCTTCCAGCCTGTTCGCGGACACCTTGGCGCGTGCGTCCAGCGTGAGCCAAGCCGGAACGATCAAGGTCACGGCCCCGGTCGTCACAATCACCCGGCAAGGTTCGATGCAAAGCAACTCGCGGAGTCTGATCGGTGGGCAACCCGGCGTGATTATCCTGGACGTTGATACCCTGAATCTGAGTGAGGGTGGCGTGATTACCGTTGACAATGAGAGCGCGTTACGCGGTGGCGCGATTCGCATTACGGCCCGGCAAGCCGTCCTCATCACCGGCAGCGATGCAGCGGCAACTTACACTGGGCTGTCCGCCAGCGCCAAAGATGTGGATCGCTCCAACGGCGCAGCGGGAAGCATTCAGGTCACAACGCCGCACCTGACCCTCACCGGCAACGGCGTTATTCGCAACGTCACCAGAAACATGGATGCTACGGATTCGATAGTATTGAACGTCGACACCCTGACTGTAACCGGCGGCGCGCAAATCGTGGCGATCACCCGTGGAGACGGTCACGGCAGCGATCTGGTGATCAATGCCCAGGAAGCGGTGACCGTCGCCGGGTACAGTGACCGTAACGCCTCCAGCCTCTCCGCCAGCGCTATACCTGCTCGTAAAGATCTTGCTGGCGATGCGGGTTCGATCACGATCACGACTCCACGACTCATGCTGAATGAGGGTGGGCAGATCACTACAGCCACGACCAGCGCCGGACGCGGCGGCGATATCACGGTCAACGCGAGTGCTGAAGTCACGATTGCTGATTCGGATTTATCTGCCACCGCCGAACCGGGTTCCAGCAACAATGGCGGCAACATCATAGTAACCACCCCTCGACTGGCTTTGACCGAGGGTGGGCAAATCGCCACAGCCACGTTTAGCGCCGGGGATAGCGGCAACATCACCATCAATGCCCGCGAGGCCGTATTCATTGCGGGGCGCAACAACGAAGCTTACGCGGGTCTGTACGCCAGCGCCGAGGATCATGCGACCGGTCAGGCCGGCGCCATTACGGTCACGACGCCCAGTCTGACCCTGCAGAGTGGGCGCATTAGCGGCAATGCTCAAAAAACCACCGGCGGCGTCATCACCATTTACGCCAATCATCTGAAGTTGCTTGATGGCAGCGAAATCAGTAGCTTCGTGCAAGGCAAGGATTTAAGCGATGGCGGCAACGTCACAGTCAACAGTATCAATGCCGTCGCCTTGAACGGTAGTCGCATAAGCGCGCAAGCAAATCAGGGGCGTGGTGGTAACATCCTCGTCAATGCTGAGGTGTTCCTGCATGATGCTCCCGACGTTCAGGATGTCCTCAATGCTTCCTCGCGCATCGAAGGGAATGACGGTACAGTCGAACTCAATGCACCGACGACTGATATTAGCGGTAGTCTGGTCACGCTCAACGGCGCCTACCTCGATATTTCCAGTCAGATTAGCCCTCGTTGTAGCGTGAGTGATGCGGATGAACGCAGCCACTTCATTATGCAGGGACGCGGCGCTTTGCCGCCAGCGCCTGATCGGCCATTGTCAGTCATAACCAGCCGCTGTGATTCGGGAACCGCAGAAGGGCCACAACCTGCGCCACGCGCCGCTGAACTCCCCGGCGCTGAAAGAATGGGATTCGGCGACCGCTAA